Proteins encoded together in one Pontiella desulfatans window:
- a CDS encoding sulfatase-like hydrolase/transferase has product MNKLILITTLVVATGLYAGGIQVNNLLDDPSFTSPPDGNLPTTGEEMIYYNAGKNGGAVQYKTSSGATAPTSTLSFTAPINLLDDTAVTEDSDYNPSTTKLTAISPNFNVADIAFAGVASFINIATDDQNYQMGYEITLMTTDTNYTATSGLTNIFNTEATSGSAMEDAVIAAWNTITWDTDPFVDGGITYETITGISIEWKLDVITPNTVDTAAWFTMESATIGYTAATVYTPPSFDPAEGADLSDGTIGSILDMDLADIAFGTSSTTSLEIAKSGTIRSADKIKTDGSIICDGVLNITLLNDSDPLEAGDAFDLFDGNINGAISGQFHTLTLPSLAPGLEWFTAPLYTQGFIWVREINTAPPVAKPNIIILFADDLGYADCGFQPLGASDIITPNIDTIAANGVTFTAGYACGPVCSPSRGGLMTGQYQNRFALHDTPATWHMEDPATGEIMQDGIPTDMTCFGHRMQDLGYATGMIGKWHGGDSRDHFPPHRGFDEFFGFNNGATSYYPEDNTNENLNRRIMRGMFPVDREDEYITDAFGREAVSFINRHAHEPFYLYVPFNAPHGPMTASDEHSQILFGKNAAALTIREKLISMVYSMDLAVGNILDAVRTNNIEEDTMIIFFSDNGGTGAGGGNESYNTPLRGVKGDLWDGGIRVPFCMQWKDQLPEGLSYDFTVSGLDLLPTAVNLAGGSFAPEDIMDGNNLIPAITGQTATPPNDIVLWWHNDRWVARDNEWKLVDHDRNESTPPGLYRIIDDISETTDLYPEHPAVVERLYTHYTNTLAEFDLITDASRWSSNTTYHMDIRLPEYHVIYEATNVAEWVESAFPGTDMDNDGISNLEEYLLGLPVDSPSVHTNGLSWNFKPLSPSNRVEVTYRKRVAPSGENNIPAPLYNIEQNNTLTGAWNQANAILFDGPHSTEDPDYEEESYRMDVSPSDRHNFFRLVFQ; this is encoded by the coding sequence GTGAACAAGTTAATTCTGATAACAACACTAGTTGTAGCAACTGGACTCTATGCCGGCGGAATCCAGGTAAACAACCTGCTGGATGATCCCTCTTTCACATCGCCTCCGGATGGCAACCTGCCTACCACCGGTGAAGAGATGATTTACTATAATGCCGGAAAAAACGGCGGCGCTGTGCAATACAAAACAAGCTCCGGAGCAACGGCTCCCACATCAACTCTTTCATTTACAGCACCGATCAACCTGCTGGATGACACAGCTGTCACGGAGGATTCGGACTATAACCCATCCACCACAAAATTAACCGCTATCTCCCCCAACTTTAATGTCGCCGATATTGCATTTGCCGGTGTAGCCAGCTTCATCAATATTGCGACAGATGATCAGAATTACCAAATGGGGTATGAGATCACGCTGATGACAACGGATACGAACTACACAGCCACCAGCGGCTTAACAAATATTTTCAATACGGAGGCCACCAGCGGATCCGCAATGGAAGATGCGGTTATCGCCGCATGGAACACAATCACATGGGACACAGATCCATTTGTCGATGGTGGTATCACTTACGAAACCATCACCGGCATTTCCATTGAATGGAAACTCGATGTCATTACACCGAATACCGTCGATACAGCCGCCTGGTTCACGATGGAAAGTGCCACCATCGGCTACACCGCAGCGACCGTCTACACGCCCCCGTCCTTCGATCCCGCAGAAGGGGCAGATCTCAGCGATGGAACCATCGGCAGCATCCTCGATATGGATCTAGCTGACATCGCCTTCGGCACATCGTCCACCACGTCCCTCGAGATTGCTAAATCAGGAACGATCCGGTCGGCTGACAAAATTAAAACCGATGGATCGATCATTTGTGATGGCGTCCTCAATATTACCCTGCTGAACGATAGTGATCCTTTGGAAGCGGGTGATGCATTCGACCTGTTTGACGGAAACATCAACGGAGCTATTTCCGGCCAATTCCACACACTAACCCTCCCCTCCCTCGCTCCTGGACTTGAATGGTTCACCGCCCCCCTATACACACAAGGCTTTATCTGGGTGCGGGAAATCAATACTGCCCCTCCCGTCGCAAAGCCCAACATCATTATCCTGTTTGCCGATGACCTCGGTTATGCCGACTGCGGATTTCAGCCACTGGGCGCATCAGATATTATCACCCCCAATATTGACACTATTGCCGCCAACGGCGTGACCTTCACCGCAGGCTATGCCTGCGGCCCCGTCTGCTCCCCCTCCCGCGGCGGGCTGATGACCGGGCAGTACCAGAACCGCTTTGCCCTGCACGACACCCCCGCCACCTGGCATATGGAAGATCCGGCTACCGGTGAAATTATGCAGGATGGCATTCCAACCGATATGACCTGTTTCGGTCATCGCATGCAGGATCTGGGCTACGCCACGGGTATGATCGGGAAATGGCATGGAGGCGATTCCCGCGATCATTTTCCGCCACACCGCGGATTCGATGAATTTTTCGGGTTTAACAATGGGGCAACCAGCTACTACCCCGAAGACAACACCAACGAAAACCTGAACCGCCGTATCATGCGCGGCATGTTTCCGGTCGACCGGGAAGACGAATATATCACCGACGCCTTCGGACGCGAGGCCGTCTCGTTCATTAACCGACATGCACATGAACCATTCTATCTCTATGTACCATTCAATGCACCGCACGGCCCAATGACCGCATCGGATGAACACTCACAGATTCTGTTCGGTAAAAATGCTGCCGCCCTGACGATCCGGGAAAAACTGATCAGCATGGTTTATTCTATGGACCTGGCGGTTGGAAACATTCTTGATGCCGTCCGAACCAACAACATCGAGGAAGATACAATGATTATTTTCTTCAGCGATAACGGCGGCACGGGCGCAGGAGGTGGAAACGAGTCTTATAATACGCCGCTGCGCGGCGTGAAAGGCGACCTCTGGGATGGCGGAATCCGCGTCCCCTTCTGCATGCAATGGAAAGATCAACTGCCGGAAGGTCTCAGTTATGACTTCACGGTCTCCGGACTCGACCTGTTGCCTACCGCCGTCAATCTCGCAGGAGGAAGCTTCGCTCCGGAAGATATTATGGATGGTAACAACCTCATTCCCGCTATTACCGGACAAACAGCAACCCCGCCGAATGATATTGTTCTCTGGTGGCATAATGATCGCTGGGTGGCGCGCGACAATGAATGGAAACTGGTTGATCATGACCGGAACGAATCCACCCCGCCCGGCCTCTATCGAATTATTGATGACATCAGCGAAACCACGGATCTCTATCCAGAACATCCGGCAGTCGTCGAACGGTTGTACACCCACTACACCAATACGCTGGCTGAATTTGACCTGATCACCGATGCGTCCCGCTGGAGTTCAAATACCACCTATCATATGGACATTCGACTTCCGGAATATCATGTCATATACGAAGCAACCAATGTGGCTGAATGGGTGGAATCGGCCTTCCCCGGCACCGACATGGATAACGATGGCATCTCTAATCTGGAAGAATATCTTCTGGGTCTTCCTGTCGATTCACCTTCGGTTCATACCAACGGTCTTTCCTGGAACTTTAAACCGCTCTCGCCATCGAACCGGGTTGAAGTCACCTACAGAAAACGGGTAGCGCCCTCAGGAGAAAACAACATCCCCGCACCGCTATACAACATAGAACAAAATAACACTTTGACCGGAGCATGGAATCAAGCCAACGCCATTCTTTTCGATGGCCCGCATTCAACTGAAGATCCTGATTACGAAGAAGAATCGTACAGGATGGACGTCTCGCCCTCGGACAGACATAATTTCTTCAGGTTGGTTTTTCAATAG
- a CDS encoding PEP-CTERM sorting domain-containing protein: MMKIYALAVLVTASTAMALSTFGAVITYDFNNNDFSASVSGGAIGATPMSFELANPAPGTNPQVQQLAERSDGVGGIAYYINQRSFNDSDTVSMAATESGVKFTLNPLTAGEYLNFSGATLSLDVSVYSDGASVMDSIGLYAIIGGATNSIGEVQTVTNPTGTTGSTLDMYNVGTTTRATGWGLTASTTSVIDQNVSFDLSSLGALATDQSVEFKVTGLVNKNNTSNFNSSFDNYVVDGVSVIPEPATLGLIAAMGGTLLFVRRRFMM, from the coding sequence ATGATGAAGATATATGCATTAGCGGTCTTAGTGACAGCGAGTACTGCCATGGCACTATCAACGTTTGGAGCAGTCATTACATATGACTTTAACAACAACGATTTTAGTGCATCAGTTAGCGGAGGAGCAATTGGTGCTACGCCTATGAGCTTTGAACTTGCGAATCCCGCTCCAGGAACCAATCCCCAAGTCCAGCAACTAGCCGAGCGTTCCGATGGCGTAGGCGGAATTGCCTACTACATCAATCAGCGTTCCTTCAATGACAGCGACACGGTCTCTATGGCTGCAACTGAATCCGGCGTTAAATTCACGTTGAATCCTCTAACAGCAGGTGAGTACCTGAACTTTTCCGGGGCAACACTTAGTCTTGATGTTTCCGTCTATTCCGACGGTGCAAGTGTAATGGATTCCATTGGCCTTTATGCAATTATTGGCGGAGCGACCAATAGCATCGGAGAAGTCCAGACCGTCACGAATCCCACAGGCACAACGGGCAGTACGCTTGATATGTACAACGTGGGAACAACTACCCGCGCAACCGGCTGGGGATTGACGGCATCAACCACATCCGTGATTGATCAGAACGTCAGCTTTGACCTTTCTTCGCTGGGAGCACTTGCTACAGATCAAAGTGTGGAGTTCAAGGTGACCGGTTTGGTCAACAAGAACAACACGTCAAATTTCAATAGTTCCTTTGATAACTATGTTGTCGATGGTGTTAGTGTAATCCCTGAACCGGCCACACTCGGATTGATTGCAGCAATGGGCGGCACGCTTCTATTTGTACGCCGCCGCTTCATGATGTAG
- a CDS encoding PEP-CTERM sorting domain-containing protein (PEP-CTERM proteins occur, often in large numbers, in the proteomes of bacteria that also encode an exosortase, a predicted intramembrane cysteine proteinase. The presence of a PEP-CTERM domain at a protein's C-terminus predicts cleavage within the sorting domain, followed by covalent anchoring to some some component of the (usually Gram-negative) cell surface. Many PEP-CTERM proteins exhibit an unusual sequence composition that includes large numbers of potential glycosylation sites. Expression of one such protein has been shown restore the ability of a bacterium to form floc, a type of biofilm.) — protein MKKTIAGLLAAALPALSFGADLYLDYNGSTPGFGVNNSGGALTVDPTAVTWNTDSTGGGGGIISAVSSGDVLHFGLEGTGGILFNWQNYGSVSVGGIRTYQTSGSTASINRMQKPGGGQLQLNLSSGAVINTEKANSFYWDFATSGDFTKTGSQWLILADGGNKINGTATLSQGNLIVRGLGTLGTSSNVRMEGGQLRFDDNIDDAAGEQYINMGTLGGSGTIIRDGNANGLNSLTINNMGADMGNGNATDSINFGWGIAAAFVSGASTSMDISKNGAQIEQDQFTVDWESRALTLGGDLTVSLTAGSDALMVGDTFDLFSNTLLGSFDSISMPQLHSGLSWDTSDLAAGGTGTITVIPEPATIGLIGAFGSGLLFIRRRFMI, from the coding sequence ATGAAAAAAACAATTGCAGGATTGCTGGCGGCCGCGCTACCGGCTTTGTCGTTTGGGGCAGACCTTTATCTAGACTACAACGGTTCCACGCCGGGGTTCGGCGTCAACAACAGTGGAGGCGCCTTAACGGTCGACCCAACCGCGGTCACCTGGAACACGGATTCAACCGGTGGTGGCGGCGGAATCATCAGTGCCGTGTCCAGTGGCGACGTTCTTCATTTTGGATTAGAAGGAACGGGCGGCATCCTCTTCAACTGGCAAAACTATGGAAGCGTCAGTGTCGGCGGCATCCGCACCTACCAGACCTCCGGCAGCACCGCCTCCATCAACCGCATGCAAAAACCCGGCGGCGGGCAGTTGCAACTGAACCTCTCCTCCGGAGCAGTCATAAACACCGAGAAGGCCAATAGCTTCTACTGGGATTTCGCCACCTCAGGCGACTTCACCAAAACCGGCAGCCAATGGCTGATTCTGGCCGACGGCGGGAACAAGATCAATGGAACGGCCACCCTTAGCCAAGGCAACCTCATCGTCAGGGGGCTCGGCACGCTCGGCACGAGTTCCAATGTCAGGATGGAGGGCGGCCAGTTGCGCTTCGACGACAATATTGACGATGCCGCCGGCGAACAATATATAAACATGGGCACCCTGGGCGGAAGCGGAACAATCATTCGCGATGGAAACGCCAACGGGCTCAACAGCCTGACGATAAACAACATGGGCGCCGACATGGGCAATGGCAACGCCACCGATTCGATTAATTTCGGCTGGGGGATCGCCGCGGCTTTCGTTTCCGGAGCATCCACCAGCATGGATATCAGCAAGAACGGCGCCCAGATTGAGCAGGATCAGTTCACCGTCGACTGGGAATCGCGCGCCCTTACGCTGGGCGGCGATCTGACCGTGAGCCTGACTGCAGGTAGCGATGCGCTGATGGTGGGGGATACTTTCGACCTGTTTTCCAATACCCTGCTCGGCAGCTTCGACAGTATATCGATGCCGCAACTCCACAGCGGGCTTTCGTGGGACACCTCCGATCTTGCGGCCGGAGGCACAGGAACCATTACCGTGATTCCGGAACCCGCAACCATCGGGCTTATCGGAGCCTTCGGCTCGGGGCTGCTCTTTATTCGCCGTCGTTTCATGATCTAA
- a CDS encoding phage tail protein, producing the protein MKRSTVTTIAALFCAAAASHAADLYLDLNGASAGFDVNTNNSPIEVNFTNLIWNTDSTGGAGGAITNVSDGDILHFGLEGGGGILFNWTYYTNATVGGIHTYQTAGSTANISRFQKTNSENSEFQTIQWAPGAFFDSEKECSLWWLLGTFGDFEKVGEKWLIFSDGGPKVNGTCTISQNNIIVKDLNTVDSNSSFKLNGGQFRIQGGLSGTANVGILSGSGKVRQDGAGNLWNIDVNSMGVNMTNGVATDLIDFDAGASFALNPSSVSDMEVTKMGATNYSDQIWVRWGSQTMTQAGTLNVELLPGSEPLADGDTFELFRINHAQNATMLGSFDTINLPDPGDPGLIWSSALLSSSGTISVVTADTNAPSAPTGLVAVSNIYTVSLDWDDNSELTVTGYKVYRSETSGSGFVEIADVGISEYTDTTTLADDITYYYQVSAYNFVPAEGDPSAEASTTVPFGLRNGDFELPALVSGGTTIDANGDWTQDGSQQGIQKSTWASEPEAVEEQGAWMKGWNKSATNSFYQDKATAAGIEYNLDAGFKVQDNFRANGGQVEMALVWLDGGSAEISRDSLDIDAAISTNAWAHTNIVATAPAGSAMVRALFHWTTTTNAGTGSGNQSCMVDNVTLTRDSAPSPYDVWAGGWGVDIGGPNDDFVDNDGMDNLLEYALDGNPTADDAGDKLPVFTVAEDGGSDWFYYVHNERTDDSSLAYAVKLKGNLAIDPEWVTNGVEFVDEVAITNNFKSVTNRTDIGDAEFIRLEVQQD; encoded by the coding sequence ATGAAAAGAAGCACAGTAACCACCATCGCTGCCCTGTTCTGCGCAGCCGCTGCCTCGCACGCAGCCGATTTATATCTTGACCTCAATGGCGCATCCGCCGGTTTTGACGTCAACACCAACAACTCCCCCATCGAGGTTAACTTTACGAACCTCATTTGGAACACGGACTCCACGGGTGGAGCGGGTGGAGCGATCACTAATGTGAGTGATGGCGATATCCTGCACTTCGGACTCGAAGGCGGAGGAGGCATCCTCTTCAACTGGACATATTACACGAACGCAACTGTTGGCGGGATCCACACTTACCAAACGGCCGGCAGTACGGCCAACATCAGTCGTTTTCAAAAAACCAACAGTGAAAACTCAGAATTCCAAACCATTCAATGGGCACCGGGAGCCTTTTTTGATTCAGAAAAAGAATGTAGCCTTTGGTGGCTTCTCGGAACCTTCGGAGATTTCGAAAAGGTCGGTGAAAAATGGCTCATTTTTTCCGATGGCGGCCCGAAGGTAAACGGAACATGCACGATCAGCCAAAATAACATCATCGTAAAAGACCTTAACACCGTTGATTCCAACTCCAGCTTCAAGCTCAATGGCGGACAATTCCGCATCCAAGGCGGCCTGAGCGGCACAGCCAATGTGGGAATCCTCTCCGGCTCAGGTAAAGTCCGGCAGGACGGGGCAGGTAACTTATGGAATATTGATGTCAACTCCATGGGCGTCAATATGACGAATGGTGTAGCTACAGACTTAATCGATTTTGACGCCGGTGCCAGCTTCGCCCTTAATCCCTCCTCCGTGTCGGATATGGAAGTCACTAAAATGGGCGCCACTAACTATAGCGACCAGATCTGGGTTCGCTGGGGCAGCCAAACCATGACTCAGGCGGGCACCTTGAACGTCGAATTGCTCCCCGGCAGCGAACCACTAGCAGACGGCGACACGTTTGAACTCTTCCGGATCAACCATGCCCAGAATGCCACCATGCTAGGGAGTTTTGATACGATCAACCTCCCAGACCCCGGCGACCCCGGCCTAATCTGGAGTAGCGCCCTACTCTCTTCTTCCGGCACCATTTCGGTGGTGACAGCGGACACCAACGCCCCTTCAGCCCCGACCGGCCTCGTTGCCGTCAGCAATATCTACACGGTCAGCCTGGATTGGGACGACAACTCGGAACTAACGGTTACCGGATACAAGGTTTACCGCTCCGAAACTAGTGGCAGTGGCTTCGTCGAAATCGCCGACGTTGGCATTAGTGAATACACCGACACGACCACCCTTGCCGATGACATTACCTACTACTACCAAGTTAGCGCCTATAACTTTGTCCCTGCCGAAGGCGATCCCAGTGCAGAGGCATCGACCACGGTGCCCTTCGGTCTGCGCAACGGCGACTTCGAACTTCCTGCCCTCGTAAGCGGCGGCACGACCATCGATGCCAATGGCGATTGGACGCAGGATGGCAGCCAGCAAGGCATCCAAAAATCCACATGGGCTTCGGAACCCGAGGCGGTCGAGGAGCAAGGTGCCTGGATGAAAGGCTGGAACAAGAGCGCGACCAATTCCTTCTACCAGGACAAGGCGACAGCAGCAGGTATTGAATACAACCTGGATGCCGGATTTAAAGTTCAGGACAACTTCCGAGCAAACGGCGGACAGGTTGAAATGGCGTTGGTATGGCTGGATGGCGGCAGTGCAGAAATTTCCAGGGACTCACTGGATATTGATGCCGCCATTTCCACCAATGCCTGGGCGCATACCAATATTGTTGCCACAGCCCCAGCCGGATCGGCCATGGTTCGGGCACTGTTCCATTGGACAACAACCACAAATGCGGGCACCGGATCCGGAAACCAATCATGCATGGTGGATAATGTTACCCTCACCCGTGACAGCGCCCCCAGCCCATATGACGTCTGGGCAGGTGGCTGGGGCGTGGATATCGGAGGTCCGAATGACGACTTCGTTGACAACGACGGCATGGACAACCTGCTCGAATACGCCCTCGATGGCAATCCGACGGCTGACGATGCCGGCGACAAACTTCCTGTATTCACCGTGGCTGAAGACGGCGGATCGGACTGGTTCTACTATGTGCACAACGAACGCACCGACGACAGCTCGCTGGCTTATGCCGTCAAGCTGAAGGGCAATCTGGCCATCGACCCCGAATGGGTTACCAACGGGGTTGAGTTCGTGGACGAGGTCGCCATCACAAACAACTTCAAGTCCGTCACCAACCGAACGGATATTGGCGATGCTGAGTTCATCCGGCTGGAAGTTCAACAGGACTAG
- a CDS encoding sulfatase-like hydrolase/transferase codes for MKRFLPTIGTAALAANLFAQTNFVFVTIDDLSRESLGIHGCTITNISPNLDALAQEGLRFEHCHVQSGNCTPSRNIMSSGQYQQHNRVFSLGKEGAGNHLTQPALPDVFRAAGYHTGLMGKNSHMSPFDPYSGFDVEYDGYGSTRDPQNVYDKLTDAFAAASSQGKPLYFNLNIFDPHTGWYGWDHKDGVTITETDNHPSTIYTEHDVPYPAWFPPMSENERTLPSKDDPVTQTNSMMVEVAAYYNTVKRADDSIGKMMQAIDDAGQTSNTIIVVVSDHGVQLPGGKTQLYDHSSRSPLFVKWPGVTSSNTVNNTEMIASFDLLPTFCEMIGQPIPVGVDGRSFAPIVKGEINPEWRDYVYKQQNDRNKMRAIQTTELLYIYNPWSNGSDTVGSVATGMHSWRALRSATNAAAVAYADFFEYRTVEELYDITNDPHCLTNLFSSPAYAADLADLQDLMLQEMIVSGDDLVINAFTNRTDPAANAQLVDDQAAFQNAQANDPNYVRDVFYNPHDDWKLIGHTLFEPAGEWDIWTPETTGINLNTSNGDNESGDNCIEFNGSAADVSRLIVSNALDTSVLDLLKLESIFIDGGAFSGGATLKIQYNDGSGWNTFQTISSAGEKNLTFDLTSIGSPDAIQFGIQADLNGTGGSIYMDHTRLTAWQDWTPAPTSTTFNATNAGTVRVTFEFETQNFTDSDKLLLEWFDGSAWTLLEDYDFSYVLLTNKTYSDVIDMHDTEFTFPADLEFRFRSESTDSGQAFSISNLSIETREAMREIELTLPPTANPDSYSETAPKAITVPSPGILDNDVPGSGGTLSASLVSDVSHGILELNADGSFVYAATNGYTGHDSFTYSAVNNAGASTATVSLAISAPPTSQTHTLSVTFGAAEDLASTLNGNSTTASTTQGGTISAPAITINGLDIDGTGGTDDQVEIGFSVNATGGSVDRLSAGYRLDPGYTLTMDITSVSVTLGSGATNYSISEIGFISTKGNNAARTYTITSPDSGFTTLTDVSSTQSLTQDPGIDGLSAFTMISTEDGSNGNRARNFVAEFSISGNAPSSVITNFADWASVHGLSTDAGYTLDYAFNINPHLSERYTLPASGNNGLPHWEFSGSENRLVVEYIRRIQADDLTYKAQFTDCLTTNWTDAVSSETTTPVDTGFERVSVSDHITTSEASNRFGRIIVQKE; via the coding sequence ATGAAAAGGTTTCTTCCAACCATTGGAACAGCGGCACTTGCGGCCAATCTGTTTGCACAAACCAACTTTGTTTTTGTAACGATCGACGATCTCAGCCGCGAAAGCCTGGGCATCCATGGGTGCACGATCACCAACATTTCCCCAAATCTCGATGCGTTGGCGCAGGAAGGCCTGCGGTTTGAGCATTGCCATGTGCAATCAGGGAATTGCACCCCATCGCGTAACATCATGAGCTCGGGTCAATATCAGCAGCACAACCGGGTCTTTTCGCTGGGCAAAGAAGGTGCGGGAAACCACCTCACCCAACCTGCCCTGCCGGATGTGTTCCGCGCGGCGGGATACCACACCGGCCTGATGGGAAAAAACAGCCATATGTCGCCGTTCGATCCCTACTCCGGCTTTGATGTGGAATACGACGGCTACGGCTCCACCCGCGATCCGCAGAACGTGTACGATAAACTGACCGACGCCTTTGCTGCCGCAAGCTCACAGGGAAAACCGCTCTATTTCAACCTCAACATTTTCGACCCGCACACCGGATGGTATGGCTGGGATCACAAGGATGGCGTTACGATCACAGAAACCGACAACCATCCAAGCACCATCTATACGGAACATGATGTCCCCTACCCGGCCTGGTTCCCACCGATGAGTGAGAATGAGCGAACACTGCCCTCAAAGGATGATCCTGTAACCCAGACCAACAGTATGATGGTTGAGGTTGCCGCTTACTACAACACGGTAAAACGCGCGGACGATTCCATTGGTAAAATGATGCAGGCCATTGATGACGCCGGCCAGACCTCCAACACAATCATCGTGGTGGTTTCCGACCACGGCGTACAGCTGCCGGGCGGAAAAACCCAGCTCTACGACCACAGTTCCCGTTCGCCGCTCTTTGTAAAATGGCCAGGCGTCACCAGCTCCAATACCGTCAACAACACAGAAATGATTGCCTCGTTCGACCTGCTCCCCACCTTCTGCGAAATGATCGGCCAGCCGATTCCTGTCGGTGTGGATGGACGCTCGTTCGCCCCTATCGTGAAAGGCGAAATCAATCCAGAATGGCGCGACTATGTGTATAAGCAACAAAACGACCGCAACAAGATGCGCGCAATCCAAACAACGGAACTGCTCTACATCTACAACCCCTGGTCGAACGGATCGGATACAGTCGGCAGCGTGGCCACCGGCATGCATAGCTGGCGCGCACTCCGCTCCGCAACGAACGCAGCCGCCGTGGCCTATGCAGACTTTTTCGAATACCGTACCGTGGAAGAGCTGTACGATATCACCAACGACCCGCACTGTCTGACCAACCTCTTCAGCTCCCCTGCCTATGCCGCCGATCTGGCCGACCTACAGGATTTGATGCTGCAGGAAATGATTGTCAGTGGCGACGACCTCGTCATCAACGCCTTTACCAACCGCACCGACCCCGCCGCCAACGCCCAGCTCGTGGACGATCAGGCGGCCTTCCAGAATGCGCAGGCCAACGATCCGAACTATGTGCGCGACGTATTCTACAACCCGCACGACGACTGGAAGCTAATCGGCCACACCCTCTTTGAACCTGCCGGTGAATGGGATATCTGGACGCCGGAAACCACGGGCATCAACCTCAACACCTCCAACGGCGATAACGAGTCCGGCGACAACTGCATCGAATTCAACGGAAGCGCAGCCGACGTTTCCCGACTGATCGTCAGCAACGCGCTTGATACGAGTGTACTCGACCTGCTCAAGCTCGAATCCATCTTCATCGATGGCGGCGCCTTCTCCGGCGGTGCAACCCTGAAAATCCAATACAACGACGGCTCCGGCTGGAACACATTCCAGACCATCAGTAGTGCCGGCGAGAAAAACCTGACATTCGACCTGACCTCGATTGGCTCACCCGATGCAATACAGTTCGGAATTCAGGCCGACCTGAACGGCACCGGCGGCAGCATCTACATGGACCACACCCGCCTGACCGCGTGGCAGGACTGGACCCCCGCCCCCACCAGCACCACATTCAATGCAACCAACGCCGGAACCGTGCGCGTTACCTTCGAATTCGAAACTCAGAACTTCACCGACTCCGACAAGCTGCTGCTCGAATGGTTCGACGGATCCGCATGGACACTGCTGGAAGACTATGATTTCAGCTATGTCCTGCTCACCAACAAAACCTATTCGGACGTCATCGATATGCACGACACCGAGTTCACCTTCCCCGCCGACCTCGAGTTCCGCTTCCGTAGCGAATCGACCGACTCCGGACAAGCCTTCTCCATCAGCAATCTCTCCATTGAAACGCGCGAAGCCATGCGGGAGATTGAGCTGACTCTTCCGCCAACAGCGAATCCAGACAGCTATAGTGAAACCGCCCCGAAGGCGATCACGGTTCCAAGCCCCGGAATCCTTGATAACGATGTCCCAGGAAGCGGCGGCACCCTGAGCGCATCGCTGGTATCAGACGTCAGCCACGGCATTCTTGAACTGAATGCGGATGGATCATTTGTTTATGCTGCCACGAATGGATACACAGGGCATGACTCCTTCACGTATTCCGCCGTAAACAATGCCGGCGCTTCCACCGCAACCGTTTCCCTGGCCATATCTGCTCCACCCACCTCACAAACACATACCCTGTCCGTCACCTTTGGTGCAGCGGAAGATCTCGCATCCACACTGAACGGCAACAGCACCACCGCATCAACCACTCAGGGCGGAACCATTTCCGCACCGGCCATCACCATCAACGGCCTCGACATTGATGGAACCGGCGGAACCGATGATCAGGTTGAAATCGGGTTTTCAGTGAATGCCACAGGAGGTTCAGTGGATCGACTGAGTGCCGGCTACCGGCTTGATCCCGGGTATACCCTGACCATGGATATCACCTCGGTATCCGTCACCCTCGGCTCCGGTGCCACCAATTATTCCATCTCGGAGATCGGTTTTATTTCCACCAAAGGAAACAACGCGGCCAGAACCTACACGATAACCAGTCCGGACAGTGGATTCACAACGTTGACTGATGTGTCCTCCACCCAGTCGCTCACGCAGGATCCCGGCATCGACGGCCTGTCGGCCTTCACCATGATCAGCACAGAAGACGGATCGAACGGAAACCGCGCCAGAAACTTTGTGGCTGAATTCAGCATCAGCGGCAACGCCCCCTCCTCTGTGATTACCAACTTTGCAGACTGGGCATCCGTTCACGGCTTATCCACCGATGCTGGATACACGCTGGACTACGCCTTCAACATTAACCCGCACCTTTCTGAGCGCTATACTCTTCCAGCCTCTGGAAACAACGGGCTGCCCCATTGGGAATTTTCCGGGAGTGAAAACAGACTCGTGGTGGAATATATCCGCCGCATACAGGCCGACGACCTCACCTACAAAGCGCAGTTTACCGACTGCCTGACCACCAACTGGACCGATGCGGTTTCCTCTGAAACCACCACGCCCGTTGACACCGGGTTTGAACGGGTTTCTGTATCCGATCATATCACCACTTCGGAGGCATCGAACCGCTTCGGACGCATTATCGTCCAAAAGGAGTGA